The Schistocerca nitens isolate TAMUIC-IGC-003100 chromosome 2, iqSchNite1.1, whole genome shotgun sequence nucleotide sequence TCCCCAGAAGATTTTAAAGATGGTACATATGGGGGTTTGATTTCTCTGTTTAAGATTTCCATCCAGTTAATACTATTGAACCATCTGTGATTCTTAATGTCACCGACACCATTTTTAAGATTACCAAACCTTCTGGTAACATCAACCTGAAGCAAGTTTTTTATAAGGTCTTTAATGTCACTACCGAAAGAAGGTGCATTTCGAAACTTGCCCGATAGTATTTTCTCATAAATCTTCATTGGCTCTTTGGCATAAAAAGGTGGAAAACCAGCACTCATTTCATATACAAGAACACCAAAGGACCACCAGTCAACAGCCATGCCATATCCCTTACTTAAAATAATTTCAGGAGCTATGTATTCTGGTGTGCCACAAAGTGTCCATGTTCTAGAACTTATAACTTTGCAGAAACCAAGGTCTGTAACTTTTAAGTAGCCAAATCTGTCTATTAAAATGTTTTCTGGTTTTAGGTCACGATAAATAATATCAAGATAATGCATGTATTCTAAAGCCAAAACTACCTGCGCTGCATAGAATTTTGactgtgtttcttcaaattttccaCTCTTTCGGAGAAGAGAGAACATTTCACCACCAGATACAAATGGCATCgcaaaataaatgtaattactatCCATAAAAGAATATTCTAGGTAAACTATAAAAGGGAATCGGAGAGCCTGGAGTATCTTCTTCTCATTTAATGTATGTTCTATTTGTCTTAGTTTAACGATTCTTGATTTATCCAGAATTTTAATAGCATAATAATTTCCAGATCCCTTATGTCTGACAAGCATGACACGGCCAAATGAACCAGTGCCTAGAGTTCTTATACAACTGAATTCTTCAATAGACATGGTGGTCGATACTTTCTTGTTGAAGGTATTTTCAAAGTGAGTTTTTGACTTTTTCAGGAACTCTTCATAATCATTAATTACAGGGAATGAATCATCTCTTTCAGTGTTTAGACTCATCTTGTTTTCACTCATTTATTGCTGAAAAAAGAAACACACCACATAATCTCAGTATAACTGTCCACTCCaaattctctatttttttttttttttctttttggaaatgtaagacatttttcataaataaatattacagtttATTAATGCAATAATCAATCATCACAAtaatatttactattaaattttgttttataatacTGAAAATATAATATCTGTAGTGCTCAATTGTAAAGTAAAACCACTAAATAAAGATAGGCAATGAAGCTTACAGAAATGCATCTACACAGCTTACACTAATTTCTCAATACACATGGCAGTCCTTTACATCCATAAAACTCCGTAAGAAGCAttatatcaaaaggaaaattcacttgacAAAActatgaaattatgaaaaaaaagaaTGTATGAATCACATTGCTACATTGCCACTCATTTGTGATAATGGTTTCCATGCTGTCACACTTCATACCAAGTTCAAAATTGTTCAAGTGATAATaactttcttcagaacatgaacaGTACTTTACATTGTTTTCTGATAATGGTTTATTATTGGGCCACAGTGAAGATTTTTGTTTTGCACAGAATCTCATTCACTATTAAGCTCTCTATGTCACTTCCATATTTTTGATTACTAAATAGTCAATGCTGTCTGCTACAGATTTTCAGAGGACTTGACATTTCCTTGAAGCACAGGAGCAGGTAGCAATTCATGTTCAGTCACTGTGATAGTATGAGGAAACAAAAAGTCAAATTTTGCCTAATATGGTCAGGGCACATTTTACCTGTTCGCATAAAATTTTTTGTACAGAAATGTACATGTGTATTAGTCCTCTTGTCTATAAAAGCAACTTATGCATAAGACAATGCACAAGTTGCTGTTCCCTCTGATGAAGTGATCACAAATATCAATGTTCTCGCACAGTAGTTTAcaggatgatgatgatatgatatgGTTGTGTGCCCATACCGAAACTTTATAATTGTCGGTAAAGGTCACAAATTACTAAAATGTGAACTGCAAAATTAAACTTAAAGAATGCCTCAATCACGCATGCACGTGTGTGTGCACGTGCCCACatgcacacacaaaacaaaaaataacgaaAATCACATTGTTATACCCAAAACTTATAGTAAAAAAGGGAAAAACAGGCAGTGGAAAGAATTAATATAATACAACAAATGGCTAAGGCTGAATGATTGCGGGAATATGAGAGATGAGCCAATCACTCTgctacacactaaaatctccagcttaGAAGTTTACAACATAGTCCAAACACTTAACAAAATTTTAAGAGCTTTACCACATTCATCATCAGCTAACATAGAGCACAGTTCCCCACCTAAATCTGCTTCTGCCCACTTATCACAATATAAGATGCACTCATTTAAAATGTGGCCCACAGTGATATATCAGCCATAGGCATTACAgactgggaggaggggggggggggacgggcgaggggggggtgaggggggggggtgtcttctCACGTGAGTAGGAAGCTATGTGTTGGGGACAGTGGCAAATTCAGAAGTTGGTCAGGACCAACTCATCCTGCTGGAGTGGCTAGCATGAGGAATGCCACAGCTAGATAGTTGACTTCACCAACCTTAGCTTATGTCCCTCCATACCAGCCACTTCTCTCCCACAATTTTGTGGGTCTCTGATACCCTAGTGAAATGACAGCATCCAGTGAAATAAAATATTGTGTCACATCATATTCTCTGCAGGCCTCTTTGAAAGCTTGGTGTTTTTGTTACCGTATTCTATAGACTATAAGATGCTATGGACTATAggatgcaccttaatttttaagcaattttttttaaataaaatttttaccatttttattattagagtgCAAAGCCTGGCTAAAAATaaaatcttagtttataaaacagAACTGGCCTTTAAACTCCCTGAAAACTGACATCtgaacttccttcttcttcttcttcttccgcttcatcatcattgttgtcctcttcatatttAAGATAGTCTTCACTGCCATCAAGAGTGTTACTTATGTCACACTtcgtgaaagatttaacaataatgtcttctctcactctagaccatgacttttgtatccactgacacacttgtttgattgtaggtaatTTTAAAGCTCCTTTcagtgtgaattcatgttgggtttcattcaTCATCCATTGTGCCATTCCTCTCTCgtgtacactttaaatggtttatttatggaGACATCAAGCAGCTGCATTGTCATGTAAGTCCTACCAGactaacagcaagctctgtatttccctgtctcaatttctccttcacagaatttttcaaatggctactaaacttatctagcacaagaagagaactctacTTCAATAaagcacttttccttctcttccacacTCTATTAATCCATAATTTTGTACCAACAAGgccggccagtatggccgagcagtctggaaccacgcgaccactacggtcggaggttcgaatcctgcctcgggcatggatgtgtgtgatgtccttaagtagttctaagttctaggggactgatgacctcagatgaagtcccatagagctcagagccatctgaaccatttgtgccAGCAAGGTCCATCCAGCccttgtcatgtacatgaacaacactacctagtggtatttcagaaggttttggcaatgtTTTGTGCTTGAAAAGTTTAGTACTTTCTACATTTGcttttggcttagttccacactggttttcttttgatgttaaataataaagtgatggaaagataatatcttctcttcatactcttttggcattttctgagatacttTGGTTTTCGTTTGTATGCTAAGTCCATGAcgtttcataaacctgtagcaccaaccatctccacccttaaagtctgttaagttccactgcagCACTAGCTTATGAGCTTGTATTTGAATTATTTGCGTATTAATTCAAATGCCATTTTAAGGGTGCCCTTGAATAGAATTCAatatgtcatcttctagttttgcccattgtgcacatttagtcttcctcatttttttcagttcttctttactatccCATTAATTGcaaatggttttttctgttggtggaggaccaaaatgctgctctgtttccatgttcttaagcatatgctattactttcaaattATAACCCGTATCAAAAGAATACCATTCAGTTTTTTATGCTATGAAACaagttactaacaaaaatattgtactacaaccaataacacaaatcactttcaacagAAGTTCACtgacaccgtagactgcaatgacacatcaTAGCCTAGATACTGTTCTGGGATTATGATGGCAGGACAGGATGGAGACAGTGTTAGAAAGCTTCTGAATCCCCACAACTCATGTTCGTCACATCGGtgtactgctgctgccagttgaatccagtgttgccagatagagataggtttcgcGCAGCATCaagtatatggccatttttaagactggtgggaattttaaatcaaacactgtacatttttatatcaatttcgagtataagatgcacctgaattttggaggcaatttctcGAAGAGAAGGTGTGTCTTATAGTCCACA carries:
- the LOC126234688 gene encoding cAMP-dependent protein kinase catalytic subunit 1-like, which codes for MSENKMSLNTERDDSFPVINDYEEFLKKSKTHFENTFNKKVSTTMSIEEFSCIRTLGTGSFGRVMLVRHKGSGNYYAIKILDKSRIVKLRQIEHTLNEKKILQALRFPFIVYLEYSFMDSNYIYFAMPFVSGGEMFSLLRKSGKFEETQSKFYAAQVVLALEYMHYLDIIYRDLKPENILIDRFGYLKVTDLGFCKVISSRTWTLCGTPEYIAPEIILSKGYGMAVDWWSFGVLVYEMSAGFPPFYAKEPMKIYEKILSGKFRNAPSFGSDIKDLIKNLLQVDVTRRFGNLKNGVGDIKNHRWFNSINWMEILNREIKPPYVPSLKSSGDSSNFDQYREEPLKQSGTDRYAREFRDF